From a region of the Thalassospira sp. TSL5-1 genome:
- a CDS encoding DMT family transporter — translation MSRTTTTMAGKTPASEMPAAPSQKLTEAEKDARLTQEQSQADAEAAKAKTARSALILVLLATCALAMKGLLAKFVYATGMTVDGLLLLRFSIAMPFFWFGVWMFGKNRPGERAMRPGDMVWGGAFGGLFFAASLCDFTAVSIIDVTVSRIVLFSFPAIVMILEALHRWRLPPLRQIVCFLITYCGLILVVAPNGVSLVSDHMWQGVFWAFSSALTYACYLYFSQRKISVVGSMHFAALINTVAGIAMVLYELVVEKPLNLNLTGVLWTTGISIFCTVIPFFLLFEGIRRIGATQASLISLSGPALTFFAAWLFLGETLSPTQMAGFVVVMLGVASLKNKMTLAGFGRLLARPFQGPMR, via the coding sequence ATGTCCCGCACGACAACGACAATGGCAGGTAAAACGCCTGCCAGTGAGATGCCTGCCGCACCATCCCAAAAATTGACAGAAGCCGAAAAAGACGCCCGCCTGACGCAGGAACAAAGCCAGGCCGATGCTGAAGCGGCCAAAGCCAAAACCGCGCGCTCTGCCCTGATTTTGGTATTGCTGGCAACCTGCGCGCTGGCGATGAAGGGGCTTTTGGCAAAGTTTGTCTATGCCACCGGCATGACGGTAGACGGGCTTTTGTTGCTGCGGTTTTCAATTGCGATGCCGTTTTTCTGGTTTGGCGTTTGGATGTTTGGCAAAAATCGCCCCGGTGAACGGGCGATGCGGCCTGGCGACATGGTGTGGGGTGGGGCCTTTGGCGGGTTGTTTTTTGCGGCATCGCTGTGTGATTTTACCGCTGTTTCTATCATCGATGTAACTGTATCGCGCATTGTGCTGTTCAGTTTCCCCGCCATTGTCATGATCCTGGAAGCCCTGCATCGCTGGCGGTTACCACCCCTTCGGCAAATCGTGTGCTTTCTGATCACCTATTGCGGGCTGATTTTGGTGGTAGCCCCCAATGGGGTGTCGCTGGTGTCGGACCACATGTGGCAGGGCGTGTTTTGGGCGTTTTCATCGGCCCTGACCTATGCCTGCTACCTTTATTTCAGTCAGCGTAAAATCAGTGTCGTGGGTTCGATGCACTTTGCCGCATTGATCAATACGGTCGCCGGCATTGCGATGGTTCTGTACGAACTGGTTGTCGAAAAGCCGCTGAACCTTAATCTGACAGGGGTTTTATGGACGACGGGCATTTCGATTTTTTGCACCGTCATTCCGTTTTTCCTGCTGTTTGAAGGGATTCGCCGCATTGGGGCGACCCAGGCCTCGCTCATTTCGCTTTCCGGCCCGGCGCTGACATTCTTTGCCGCCTGGCTGTTTTTGGGCGAAACCCTTAGCCCAACACAAATGGCGGGGTTTGTTGTGGTGATGCTGGGGGTCGCTTCGCTTAAAAACAAAATGACGCTGGCGGGCTTTGGCCGTTTGCTGGCCCGTCCGTTTCAGGGACCGATGCGTTAA